The Flavobacterium sp. 1 genome contains the following window.
GAAAGAGTGATTCGGTTCTATTTCTTTGTGAACGGTGTAGGCTAAATAATAGCCGTACCATTTGTTTGCTTTTTCATTAAAAACCGGCATATACGACCAAATTGCCGAACGTCGGTCGTTCATCGGATTATCGTCTTCGGTAACGGCATAAACACCGCTGGCCTGATAAATCGTTGATTCTCTTTTCCAGTGAATGGCATCTTTACTCGTCCAATGTCCGATTTTAGTTTTGACACGATCGTAATAATAGTCGACTCCTTTTTCACCTGCTCTTTCGGTTGGAAACATATGATAAGTATCGTCTACTTTCACTACTCTTCCACCTTCAAAACCTCCCTGAATATCTTCGGTTCCGGGCATTCCTTCGTCAATCACGGCTTTGTTTTCTCCGCCTATGATTTCGAAAAGCGGTTTCTCATCTGAGAATCCTTCAACTATATATGTTGGATTCCATAGTTTTCCGTCCGGGAGTTCTGCATTTTTGAATTCCAGTTTTTGAGAAGCTTTTACCACTCCTAAAATGGCGAATAATCCTTTTCCCGGATTAATGGTTTGTGTTCCATTTGGATACGCAATCGCATAAACATTTACTGGCGCTAAACCGGTAACCGTAACTCCGTTTTTAAGAATCAGAGTGCCGTTTTCTATTGCATTTGATTGGAGGTATTCTTTGTTATTAGCTTCCTGAAATACGCCAATTAAAACCTGAACCGGTTCTTTGAATTTTAGTTTTAAAGGTGCATTTGTTCCGTTTTTATATGTTGATAAAGGAAGTTCAACTCCTGTTAATCCTTGCAATTCGGGAACAAGTCGAACAATATTGTGTTTGCTCCCCGAAAATACGTGAGCATATTGAGTTGTTTTGAATGTTTTGTAATTCGAATTTACAACTTCAAAAGAAGCTGATTGCCAAGCCGAATTTTTTACGGCATCCATTTTTTGGCCTTGACCCGAAAACTGAAAGACCAAAATCAACAATAAACCTAATATGTATTTATTTTTTTGTATCATTTTTTAAAGCTTTATAGCTGATTTGATAATCCACATTCGGTTGGACCGTCAATTGGTATTTATTTTTGGCCAATTCCGTAATCGTTCCCGAATTGGTTTTAGGCTTACTTTGACTTTCGAAAACCAATTTCCCTTCGCCTTCGGATGCTTTTACTTTAATTTCTTTGGTACTGCAATATACGCTTACTTCTCCTTTTGGCGTTGGCACTTTTCCTTCCATCCATTCCAAACCACCAAGATTTGGTTTGATTTCATATTCGGAATAACCCGGTTTCAAAGGTTTTACTCCTAAATAATATTTTCCCAACAAATAAATCGGGCTCGCACCCCAAGCGTGACAAAGACTTTTCCCAAATTCTCTTCCGTACATCGCCAAATGTTCTGCTCCTTTTTTATTCGGATTGTATTCTTCCCAAAATGTTGTAGCACCCAAATTCAGCATTCCGCCCCAATAGTCTTTCATTTGTTTCAACACATAACCCTGTTCACCCATCGCACACAAGGATTCCAACTCGTAGAAACGCATATAAGGCGTGGTGATTTTTTGAATTTTATCATTCAACAACACCGAAGATTTAACCTGTTGTTTTTGTGCTTCGCTAAAATAATCAAAGAAAATGGCAAACATATTGGCATAACGTGTTACGTTTTCGGTTTGTTTTCCATCGACAAAACTGTGTACCAAAGCTCCTTTTTCGGGATTCCAATATTTGTCGAAAATCTTGGTTTTCATTTGAGCACCCAAATCTTTGTATTTAACCGAACCCGCATCGTCACCCGCAATTTTGGCACAAGTCGTCATCGCTTCAAGGCTTCGAGCCAATAATAATTGTTCGAAACTTACTTCGCCTTTTTTGCTCAAACCATCTGCCCAATCGATAAAAATCCAATCGCCCGACATTCCCTGCATCATTCCGTTTTCATTTCTTCGCGATAGGCAATATTCCATCAAGGATTGCATTCTTGGATAAAATTGTTTGATAAAAGTGGTGTCGCCCGTGTATTGGTAATAGTCGTAAATCCCCAAGAACCAATAAAAAGTATAATCCATAATGGTATTGATGTGCGCCGTAACCGGGTCTTTTCCTCTCAAAGCCAATAAGGTTCTTTCGACAGTCGGCGAATCATTCGTCAAATAATAATTCATCAAATAACTTTGGTACGCATCACCCGACCAAACCCAACGGTCTCTTTTGATTCCGTCGATAAAAAACTCTCTCGTATTCAGATGAAACGTGTATTTCGCCACATCATAAATTTCATTGATTTGAT
Protein-coding sequences here:
- a CDS encoding family 78 glycoside hydrolase catalytic domain, giving the protein MRNRFLNFKKLVVFIVLFSSSFMNAQENKPATWIWYPGDFEINLANQMQNRRTDRGSFFPVFWKMDTFYNLIDFHKDFNLTSPEEVAIAVEGTYNIKIDGQALFGFPKKFTMPAGKHKLSLKVYNQVSVPAIFINGKTVKSDNTWLVTFEDKEWIDETGKTSDQSGTTWLLAGSWNLNDANNSPSKFALPVKKMDAVSVVKSDDGSLYDFGKETFGFIKLNALQGKGTVNIYYGESKEEALSKDNCMTLDYIEVDNASPKDQTMALSKAFRYVQIVPSSGVTIGSVNMLYEYADVKDQGGFRCSDNQINEIYDVAKYTFHLNTREFFIDGIKRDRWVWSGDAYQSYLMNYYLTNDSPTVERTLLALRGKDPVTAHINTIMDYTFYWFLGIYDYYQYTGDTTFIKQFYPRMQSLMEYCLSRRNENGMMQGMSGDWIFIDWADGLSKKGEVSFEQLLLARSLEAMTTCAKIAGDDAGSVKYKDLGAQMKTKIFDKYWNPEKGALVHSFVDGKQTENVTRYANMFAIFFDYFSEAQKQQVKSSVLLNDKIQKITTPYMRFYELESLCAMGEQGYVLKQMKDYWGGMLNLGATTFWEEYNPNKKGAEHLAMYGREFGKSLCHAWGASPIYLLGKYYLGVKPLKPGYSEYEIKPNLGGLEWMEGKVPTPKGEVSVYCSTKEIKVKASEGEGKLVFESQSKPKTNSGTITELAKNKYQLTVQPNVDYQISYKALKNDTKK